The Juglans regia cultivar Chandler chromosome 2, Walnut 2.0, whole genome shotgun sequence genome includes a window with the following:
- the LOC108982890 gene encoding PLASMODESMATA CALLOSE-BINDING PROTEIN 3-like, whose protein sequence is MAVLAFLVLFLAMTGHSSATWCVCKDGLGDAALQKSLDYACGAGADCNPIHVNGACYQPNSVRAHCSYAVNSFFQKKGQAQGTCDFAGTASISTTDPSITGCVFPSSASAASTSTTPTTTTPSSTTTPTTTTTTPTTTSPYTTTPSTGVLGGIGTGVGPSGAGINTDESHGGLRLLDTTFFSFSMILFFTGCMVWWG, encoded by the exons ATGGCTGTCTTGGCTTTTCTAGTGCTCTTCTTGGCCATGACTGGCCATTCAA GTGCTACCTGGTGTGTTTGCAAGGATGGGTTGGGTGACGCAGCCCTACAGAAGTCATTGGACTATGCCTGTGGAGCTGGGGCTGACTGTAACCCTATCCATGTAAATGGAGCCTGTTACCAACCCAACTCTGTTAGGGCTCATTGCTCCTATGCTGTTAACAGCTTCTTCCAAAAAAAGGGTCAAGCTCAAGGCACCTGTGATTTTGCTGGCACCGCCTCCATTTCTACTACTGACCCTA GCATTACTGGTTGTGTTTTCCCTTCCAGCGCCAG TGCTGCAAGCACCAGTACAACCCCGACGACAACAACGCCATCATCCACCACCACACCCACAACTACAACCACCACGCCCACAACCACCAGTCCATACACAACAACGCCTTCCACTGGAGTGCTAGGAGGGATTGGTACTGGTGTAGGGCCGTCAGGAGCTGGCATTAATACAGATGAAAGTCATGGTGGGCTTAGACTCTTAGACACtactttcttctctttctctatgATCCTCTTTTTCACAGGCTGCATGGTTTGGTGGGGTTGA